A single genomic interval of Spinacia oleracea cultivar Varoflay chromosome 6, BTI_SOV_V1, whole genome shotgun sequence harbors:
- the LOC110789689 gene encoding BTB/POZ domain-containing protein At3g22104-like translates to MEIGGNLEVDVNGQHIFWVNKEILAQFSTKLSNLFEKRSKNGNKDMKIIFQDFPGGPAGFELITRFIYNNGVLDVSCSNVLFLNHVAKYMEMNKEVSRRFSLIDQTEKFLEGIEFWAWTELLLGLIDGQRLLLEIEQVSSVRRLVGEVVERVGSRCLTTPSSLSSKCSSFRSSYDSKSTLSSTKSGYSRMFWWFEDLSCLNIDLIDMIVRKMVSEKFDPLTVSKFLFHYQKVRVLGTSNIVVRAKIVEKIIDLLSLLDKRSISIKGLFETLRIGSNLILRQPYKNQLEILIGLQLDQATLDDLILRSPPKKTKRCTMYNVDLVLRFLKNFLLDGNISHKLCSYRLKRVARLVDYFASEIAPDYRLKPSKFIALIMVIPDSARDSCDKICQAIEIYLEVHPRLNEEQKMNICAALNYNKLSSQVLSRLSRNTSFPLVAIVQALYHQDPTLKSSVKDPNHRKLLRSLGCKSREAKAFMYRDEIPVKELAKNEMFRVHLQEMGWTILELENMFGKLQTHYVTNVMTPKVCCVHNVKHLPKLCS, encoded by the exons ATGGAAATTGGCGGTAATCTTGAAGTAGATGTCAATGGCCAACACATTTTTTGGGTGAACaag GAAATCTTAGCACAATTTTCTACTAAGTTGAGCAACTTATTTGAAAAAAGGAGCAAAAATGGAAACAAAGACATGAAAATAATATTCCAAGACTTTCCGGGTGGGCCGGCAGGTTTCGAGCTTATTACAAGGTTTATCTACAACAATGGTGTCCTTGACGTAAGTTGTTCAAATGTATTGTTTCTAAACCACGTAGCCAAATATATGGAAATGAACAAAGAAGTTTCTAGAAGGTTTAGTTTGATCGATCAAACCGAGAAGTTTCTAGAAGGAATCGAGTTTTGGGCATGGACCGAGCTCTTACTAGGGTTAATAGACGGCCAACGTTTATTACTCGAAATCGAGCAAGTTTCTTCGGTTCGAAGATTAGTAGGTGAGGTTGTGGAACGGGTTGGATCGCGTTGTTTAACAACCCCTTCTTCGCTTTCTTCAAAGTGTTCGAGTTTTCGATCTTCTTATGATTCTAAGAGCACTCTGAGTAGTACTAAAAGTGGTTATTCTCGTATGTTTTGGTGGTTCGAGGATCTTTCATGTCTTAACATCGATTTAATTGACATGATCGTGAGGAAAATGGTATCAGAGAAATTCGACCCTCTTACAGTAAGTAAGTTCCTCTTCCACTACCAAAAGGTTAGGGTTCTGGGAACGTCAAATATCGTCGTAAGGGCTAAAATTGTCGAAAAAATAATCGACCTACTTTCTCTCCTTGATAAGAGAAGTATTTCCATCAAAGGGTTGTTTGAGACCTTAAGAATAGGTTCAAATTTGATTCTAAGGCAACCTTACAAGAATCAATTAGAGATTTTAATTGGTTTGCAACTCGATCAAGCTACATTAGACGATTTAATTCTTCGTTCTCCACCGAAGAAAACAAAGAGATGTACAATGTATAATGTTGATCTTGTACTAaggtttttgaagaattttctCCTAGACGGGAACATCAGTCATAAGCTTTGCTCATATCGATTGAAAAGAGTAGCGAGGTTGGTGGATTATTTTGCTAGTGAAATTGCACCGGATTATCGATTGAAACCCTCCAAGTTTATTGCACTTATCATGGTGATCCCGGATTCTGCTCGTGACTCTTGTGACAAAATATGTCAAGCTATTGAGATCTACCTTGAG GTTCATCCAAGACTCAATGAAGAACAAAAGATGAATATTTGTGCGGCATTGAACTACAACAAACTTTCATCACAAGTACTTAGTCGGCTCTCTAGAAACACTAGCTTTCCATTGGTAGCGATTGTACAAGCCTTGTATCATCAAGATCCTACACTAAAAAGCTCTGTTAAGGATCCGAATCATCGGAAATTGCTTAGGAGTTTGGGCTGTAAGAGTCGTGAAGCGAAAGCGTTCATGTATAGGGATGAGATTCCGGTGAAAGAATTGGCGAAGAACGAGATGTTTAGAGTCCATCTACAAGAAATGGGATGGACAATTTTAGAATTGGAAAATATGTTTGGTAAGTTGCAAACTCATTATGTTACAAATGTCATGACACCAAAAGTTTGTTGTGTACATAATGTTAAACATCTCCCTAAGCTTTGTTCATAA